The genomic window TATGAGAGTTGGAGAAGGCTTTTTATTACAAATATTAACTCTTGTTTTTTTTATAATTGGTTCTATTTGGGGTGCACATGATTTTGGTTGGTGGCATAAACATCTCATATCTAAAGGGAAAATAATTTTTCTACCTGATATATTTGGTTGGTTAGGTTCAATTGTATTACAACTTTTATTGATTGCTTTTTTATATATATTAGCAGATAAATGGCAAAAAATTAAACAAGACTTTTAATTGATTAAATTTTTAGAAGGAGGATTTTTGTGAATTATAAAAAATCAAAGTACTTTAAACTTTGGATAAAAAATTCCTGGCCATACTTAGTAGGTGCTATATTATTATCCCTACTTCAAATTGTTACTTTAGTTACTACTAAAAACCCTTGGGGAATATCTAGAACCTTTGTAGATTGGGGAGCATGGTTATATGAGTCAATTGGAGGAGATGTTAGAAGTTGGGTTTTTTTTAATAGTGAAAATGCACAACTAAGATTAAATAATGGGTTCTTTAATGACCCTGGTTCAATGAGGAATTTAGGGATAATCTTTGGAGCACTTTTAGCTTCTCTTTTAGCTTCACAATTTAAAATAAAAAAAATTAAATCAAAAAAACAAGCTTTTGCTGGTATATTAGGAGGCTTATTAATGGGATATGGAGCAAGATTATCCTTTGGATGTACAATAGGGGCTATGTATACAGATATTTCTTCTTTATCCCTTTCAGGTTGGATATTTACTTTATTTCTATTTTTAGGTGCTATTATTGGAAGTAAGATATTATTAAAATTTTTTATTTAATTATAATAAATTAAGTTTATATCACCTTTATCTCCTAAAATTAATGATAGTAAGAATTGTAGGTAATCATTAACAACTATTTATTTGAATTATTCATCGTATTTTGTAATAAAACACCCCATAAATTAGATTTTTGGTCTAGC from Senegalia massiliensis includes these protein-coding regions:
- a CDS encoding YeeE/YedE thiosulfate transporter family protein, which translates into the protein MNYKKSKYFKLWIKNSWPYLVGAILLSLLQIVTLVTTKNPWGISRTFVDWGAWLYESIGGDVRSWVFFNSENAQLRLNNGFFNDPGSMRNLGIIFGALLASLLASQFKIKKIKSKKQAFAGILGGLLMGYGARLSFGCTIGAMYTDISSLSLSGWIFTLFLFLGAIIGSKILLKFFI